In a single window of the Niabella ginsenosidivorans genome:
- a CDS encoding acyl-CoA thioesterase, which yields MAKNPADSLIVMTELVLPNDTNTFGNLMGGRLMYWMDIAAALSAQKHATLPVVTASVDNISFENPIKLGNAVHIEAKVTRAFHTSMEVHLMVHGEDLVNRYRYKSNEAYYTFVGLDPHGKPAAVPSIEPVTDLEKSLFDGALRRRQLRLILGGKMKPNDAIELKAIFGI from the coding sequence ATGGCTAAAAATCCTGCGGATAGTTTAATTGTGATGACAGAGCTGGTTTTACCAAATGATACCAATACATTCGGCAACCTTATGGGAGGGCGTTTAATGTACTGGATGGATATTGCCGCTGCTCTTTCTGCACAGAAACATGCTACCCTTCCGGTAGTTACCGCATCAGTTGATAATATTTCCTTTGAAAATCCCATTAAACTGGGGAACGCGGTGCACATTGAAGCCAAAGTGACCCGGGCCTTTCACACGTCCATGGAAGTGCACCTGATGGTGCATGGAGAAGACCTGGTAAACCGTTATCGTTATAAAAGCAATGAAGCCTATTATACTTTTGTAGGACTGGACCCGCATGGCAAGCCGGCGGCCGTACCTTCCATTGAGCCGGTCACTGACCTGGAAAAAAGCCTGTTTGACGGGGCATTACGCCGCAGGCAATTGCGCCTGATCCTTGGTGGTAAAATGAAGCCCAACGATGCAATTGAATTGAAAGCTATATTCGGCATTTAA
- a CDS encoding NADPH-dependent FMN reductase: MSVKNIAVLVGSLREASYNRKVAREMIRLAPEGLQLKIVEIGELPLYNEDLEKAVPDAWKVFRDTMREKDGMIFVTPEYNRSVPGLLKNAIDVGSRPYGKSIWNGKPGAVASVTPGGLGAFGANHHLRQSMVFLNVPVMQQPEAYISNIAGCFDEQGNMISDQLKELLNNFLQSYARWVRQF, from the coding sequence ATGAGCGTAAAGAATATTGCCGTACTGGTAGGAAGCCTCAGGGAAGCATCATACAATCGCAAAGTGGCCAGGGAAATGATCCGGCTGGCTCCGGAAGGCCTGCAACTGAAAATTGTGGAAATAGGAGAGCTTCCGCTGTATAATGAAGATCTTGAAAAAGCAGTGCCGGATGCCTGGAAGGTTTTCAGAGATACAATGAGGGAAAAGGACGGAATGATCTTTGTAACACCGGAGTACAACCGTTCTGTGCCCGGTTTGCTGAAGAATGCCATTGATGTGGGATCCCGGCCATACGGGAAAAGTATCTGGAATGGAAAACCGGGCGCTGTAGCCAGTGTAACTCCCGGTGGTTTAGGTGCTTTTGGAGCCAACCATCATTTAAGACAATCGATGGTGTTTTTAAATGTTCCTGTGATGCAGCAGCCGGAAGCTTATATCAGCAATATTGCGGGTTGTTTTGATGAGCAGGGTAATATGATCAGCGATCAATTAAAGGAGTTATTGAATAATTTCCTGCAATCTTATGCGCGGTGGGTCCGGCAATTTTAA
- the aroQ gene encoding type II 3-dehydroquinate dehydratase, whose amino-acid sequence MQLAIINGPNLNLLGKREPGIYGNASFESFFTELKNHFPDIQFHYFQSNIEGELVNALQKFGFDCDGIILNPAAYTHTSVAIGDAIASIKAPVIEVHISNVHAREDFRKISHVSAKAVGSIIGLGLKGYELAVQYFKDAPTQTRSSL is encoded by the coding sequence ATGCAACTTGCTATCATCAATGGGCCCAATCTGAATTTGCTGGGTAAGCGCGAGCCAGGCATTTATGGTAATGCCAGCTTTGAATCCTTTTTTACAGAACTGAAGAATCATTTTCCGGACATTCAATTTCATTATTTTCAGAGTAATATTGAGGGAGAGCTGGTGAATGCGCTGCAAAAATTCGGGTTTGATTGTGATGGCATTATCCTGAACCCTGCCGCCTATACCCATACTTCCGTTGCAATTGGCGATGCCATTGCCAGTATAAAAGCTCCTGTTATTGAAGTGCACATCAGCAATGTGCACGCAAGGGAAGATTTCAGGAAAATATCGCATGTAAGCGCAAAAGCCGTGGGTAGCATTATCGGGCTCGGATTAAAAGGCTATGAACTGGCCGTGCAATATTTTAAAGACGCTCCCACCCAAACCCGATCTTCTTTATGA